From the Malus domestica chromosome 17, GDT2T_hap1 genome, one window contains:
- the LOC103426218 gene encoding plasmodesmata-located protein 7 produces the protein MASCTILSLFTFLVSVSYLYLPSSCSSSTDSFVFGGCTQEKYAPNSPYESNLNSLLTSLVNSATYSSYNNYTIMGSSTQDVIYGLYQCRGDLAMPDCATCVARAVSQVGHLCAYTSGGALQLQGCYIKYDNTTFLGLEDKTVVLKKCGPSIGYDADGMSRRDSVLAALVGSSGPYRVGGSGDVQGLAQCVGDLSLAECEDCISEAIGRVKSECGGAVYGDMFLAKCYARYSTGGSDVYTKVHHHDKSINDGEKTFAVIIGLLAGVALLIVFLTFIRRIFGGNGK, from the exons ATGGCAAGTTGTACTATTCTCTCCCTCTTCACATTCCTTGTTTCTGTTTCATATCTGTACCTTCCATCATCATGTTCCTCCTCCACAGACTCCTTTGTCTTCGGAGGCTGCACGCAGGAAAAGTACGCACCCAACTCACCCTACGAGTCCAATCTCAACTCACTCCTCACCTCCTTAGTCAACTCAGCTACCTATTCCTCCTACAACAACTACACCATCATGGGCTCAAGCACACAAGACGTAATCTACGGGCTGTACCAATGCCGCGGCGACCTTGCCATGCCCGACTGCGCCACCTGCGTTGCGCGTGCAGTGAGCCAGGTTGGACACCTCTGCGCCTACACTTCCGGTGGCGCTCTTCAGCTACAAGGATGCTACATCAAGTATGACAACACTACTTTCTTGGGTCTGGAGGATAAGACTGTAGTGTTGAAGAAATGTGGACCGTCGATTGGGTATGATGCTGATGGAATGAGCCGTAGAGATTCAGTGTTGGCTGCCTTGGTGGGGTCTAGCGGACCATACCGGGTGGGTGGTTCAGGGGACGTACAAGGTTTGGCTCAATGCGTCGGCGATTTAAGCTTGGCCGAGTGTGAGGATTGCATATCGGAGGCAATCGGACGGGTGAAAAGTGAGTGTGGTGGCGCAGTTTATGGTGATATGTTCTTGGCCAAGTGCTATGCTAGGTACTCAACTGGTGGATCAGATGTTTACACCAAGGTCCATCATCATG ATAAGTCCATCAATGATGGTGAGAAGACATTTGCTGTGATAATTGGATTATTGGCTGGAGTTGCCCTACTTATCGTCTTTCTTACTTTCATCAGAAGGATTTTTGGGGGCAATG GTAAATAA
- the LOC103432310 gene encoding nudix hydrolase 18, mitochondrial-like encodes MVALIPQENMVAALVSRTGRHMQRYSKGHRQVVGCIPYRYKASKQTPFKNDAKELEVLVISSQKGKGMLFPKGGWELDESKEGAAARETLEEAGVRGLIERELGEWSFNSKSHDSYKEGYMFPLLVQEQLDFWPEKNLRQRIWMSVEDAREVCQHWWMKEALDRLVNRLTTQQQKDQGPLLKSRKENLIACL; translated from the exons ATGGTAGCTTTGATACCCCAAGAAAACATGGTTGCTGCTTTGGTATCTCGCACTGGAAGGCATATGCAGCGTTACAGCAAAGGTCATCGCCAAGTTGTAGG ATGTATTCCGTATAGATATAAAGCTTCCAAGCAAACTCCCTTTAAGAATGATGCAAAAGAACTTGAAGTTCTTGTCATTAGCTCGCAGAAGGGAAAGGGGATGCTCTTTCCAAAG GGAGGATGGGAACTAGACGAATCCAAGGAAGGGGCAGCGGCACGAGAGACGCTAGAGGAAGCAGGAGTACGGGGACTCATTGAG CGTGAATTGGGTGAATGGAGTTTCAATAGCAAAAGCCATGATTCTTACAAAGAAGGCTACATGTTCCCTTTACTTGTTCAGGAGCAGTTGGATTTCTGGCCGGAGAAGAACCTCAGGCAAAGAATTTgg ATGAGTGTTGAAGATGCAAGAGAAGTTTGTCAGCATTGGTGGATGAAAGAAGCCTTGGACAGATTAGTAAATCGACTAACAACTCAGCAACAAAAGGATCAAGGCCCTCTTCTTAAATCTAGGAAGGAAAATCTGATCGCATGTTTATAG